One window of the Nothobranchius furzeri strain GRZ-AD chromosome 3, NfurGRZ-RIMD1, whole genome shotgun sequence genome contains the following:
- the LOC139068987 gene encoding spectrin alpha chain, non-erythrocytic 1-like, which yields MSDLSAYGSSIQALKEQAQSCRDLKANESRLRDINKVASELESEGLMAEEAPMVQAQQQEHLGSAPGKTVRLGVQTTANFNSIKVRGSSSLPV from the exons atgtcggacctgtcggcttatggcagcagcatccaggccctgaaggagcaggcccagtcctgcagg gacctgaaggccaacgagtcccgcctgagggacatcaacaaggtggcatctgaactggagtcagaaggtctgatggctgaggaggctcctatggttcaggctcag caacaagaacatctgggttctgctcctggaaag accgtacggttgggcgttcagacgacggctaactttaattccatcaaggtaagaggaagctcttcccttcctgtctga